Genomic segment of Catenibacterium mitsuokai:
TGCACTAGAAGGTTTAACACAGCTATTAAATACTATTTTATTAACACAGTCAGTATTTAATCGTAATCTTACAATTGAAGGTGTGTTATTAACTATGCTTGATTCACGTACTAATTTAGGTGTAGAAGTAACACAGGAAGTACGTAAATACTTTAAAGACAAAGTTTATAAAACAGTGATACCTAGAAATGTAAAGTTATCAGAAGCACCTTCTGCAGGTCTTTCAATCTTTGATTATGATTCACGTAGCGAAGGCGCTAAGTCTTACGCAAGACTTGCGAAAGAGGTGGTGAGCAGAAATGGCAGATAAGAAAAAACGCTTAAGTAAAGGATTAGATGCAATCTTTGATACAACATCTACTGGTGGAGATCTTCAATCAATGATTTCTGCGATTGAAAGTAATTCTAATGAATACTCACAGGAAAAGGTTTCTATTGATTTAATCAGACCTAATCCTTATCAGCCTAGAAAACACTTTGATCAGGATAAGTTGAATGAATTAGCACAGTCTATTAAAGAACATGGTATCTTACAACCAATTCTATTAAAGAAATCTATTCATGGTTATGATATCGTAGCTGGTGAAAGAAGATTTAGAGGAGCGAATATTGCTGGATTAACTGAAGTACCTGCAATCATTGTAGACTTTACTGATGATCAGATGATGGAAATTGCGCTTCTTGAAAACATTCAGAGAGAAGATCTTAATGCGATTGAAGAAGCACAAGCTTATAAAGCCATGATGGATAAGATGAATCTGACTCAAGAAGAATTAGCTGGTCGTATTGGTAAATCAAGAACACATGTGACTAATACTTTAAGACTTCTTAATATCAATGAAAAGCTCCAGCAGTATATTCTAGAAGGTATTCTTTCTATGGGACATGTTAGACCATTAGTTGGTTTAGATGATGAAACAGCTCTTAAAATCGCCAATCGTGCCATTAAAGAGAAACTTTCTGTACGTCAAGTAGAAGATATAGTCAGAGGCTATAAACTTGCTCAGAAACGTAAAAATGCGCCTAAAAAAGAAAAGAATACAACTTATACATATGCGGAAGATTTACTAAGAAAGAAGTTCCGCACGAAAGTAAAGGTTGAAGAAAAAACAATTACTCTTAAATATTCTGATACAGAAGACCTAAATCGTATTCTAGAAATCATGGGTGTAATAGAAGATATCTAAAGAACAGGAAACTGTTCTTTTTTTCATTTCTAGGAAATATCAATGTTTAATTTAGATTCTATGTATAATAAACATGAAAGAAGAGGACACATAATATGAAACAATTTCCAGAAGGATTTTTATGGGGCGGTGCTGTTGCTGCTAATCAGTATGAAGGTGGATGGAAGGAAGGCGGTAAAGGTATTACTGTCTCAGACTGTGCTAGAAGCCATTTAGATGTAGATGTACAGGACTATAAGAAACAAAATGAAGTCACTACAGCTGATATCGAAGAAGCATTAAACACACAGGATGAAGTATACTATCCAAAAAGACATGGTGCAGATGGATATCACCATTACAAAGAAGATATTAAGTTATTCGCAGAAATGGGCTTTAAAGTATTCCGTTTATCTATTGCCTGGGCAAGAATCTTCCCTAATGGTGATGATGCCGTACCTAATGAAGAAGGTTTAAAGTTCTATGATGATGTATTTGATGAATGTTTAAAATATGGTATTGAACCATTAGTCACTATTTCTCACTATGAACCACCTATTAATCTTGTATTAAATTATGATGGATGGTATTCAAGAGAAGTTATTGATATGTTTGTACGTTATTGTGAAGTGATTGTAGATAGATATAAGGATAAAGTAAAATACTGGCTTACTTTTAATGAAGTAGACTCTATGATCAGACACCCATATACTACAGGTGCACTTATTAAAGATCGTTTCCCAGGTAAGAACTTCAATGAAGTCATCTTCCAGGCAATGCATCATCAGTTTGTAGCGAGTGCACTTGCAACTAAGATCGTACATGAAGCAAGACCTGATGCTAAAGTAGGTTGTATGTTAACAAAGCTTACTTACTACCCATATACATGTAAACCTGAAGATGTTTTACAGGCACAGCAGGATATGAGAAGTACATATTGTTATAGTGATACACAGGTGTTTGGTGAATATCCAGCATACTTATTATCTAAATTCAAGAATGAAGGCATCAATATCAAGATGGAACCAGATGACTTAAAGATTATGAAAGAATATCCAGTTGATTTCGTTTCATTCTCTTATTATTCATCTAGCTGTGTTGCTAAAGATGACAATGGTTTAAAGAAGACTGCAGCTAACACTAATGTGGCTATTAAGAATCCATATATTCCATCATCTGACTGGGGATGGCAGATTGACCCTATTGGTTTAAGAATCTCTTTAGTAGACTTATATGACCGTTATAGAAAGCCATTATTCGTAGTAGAAAATGGTTTAGGTGCTAAGGATGAATTAGTGAATGGTACTGTAGATGATCAGTATAGAATTGATTACTTCGATGCACACTTTAAAGAAATGTATAATGCGATTGTAGAAGATGGTGTAGACCTCATGGGTTATACATCTTGGGGATGTATTGATATTGTTTCCGAATCTACAAAACAGATGTCTAAACGTTATGGTTTCATCTATGTAGATTGTGATGATCTAGGTAATGGTACTTATAAACGTTATAAGAAGAAATCATTTGATTATTACAAACATGTCATTGAAACAAATGGTGCATGCTTATTTGAAGATTAAAGGTAGTGTTTTACTACCTTTTCTTTATGTTGAAAGAATGGTATTATTGAATGGTAAAGAAGTGAGGTATATATGAGAGAAAATTATGATGTAATTGTAGTAGGTGCTGGTCCAGCAGGAATTATGGCAAGTTATGAATTCGTATTAAAGAATCCTAACTTATCAGTATTATTAATTGATAAAGGAAGAGCAGTGACTGCAAGACATTGTCCTATCAAAGATAAGAAGATCAAACAGTGTCCAGTGATCAAGGATAATGAACCAGGCTGTTTACCAGCATGTTCTATTACATGTGGATTTGGTGGTGCCGGTGCTTATTCTGATGGTAAGTTTAATATTACAAGTGAATTTGGTGGATGGCTTACTGATTATCTTCCAGCTAATGAAGTAGAAGATGTAATTCGTTATGTAGATAGCTTATATTTAAAGCATGGGGCAACTAAAGATATTACCGACCCAACTACAGACAAAGTAAAAGAAATCGAACACAGAGGCTATGCAGTCGGATTAAAGTTATTACGTGCTAAGGTCAGACATTTAGGTACAGAAGAAAACTTACGTATCATGACTGAAATGCAGGAAACATTAAAGGAACATATTGATATCCAGTTTAATACAGAAGTAGAAGATATTATTGTAGAAGATAATACAATCAAGGGTATAAAACTTGCGAAAGGTGATATCATTACAGCCTCTAAAGTATTACTTGCACCAGGTAGAGATGGTGCGACATGGCTCGATGCTATCTTTAAGAAACATGGCTTAGATCTTTATAACAACCAGGTAGATATTGGTGTACGTGTAGAAACATCTAATATCGTTATGGATGAAATCAATAAGAACTTATATGAAGGTAAGTTCATCTATAACACATCTGTAGGTACAAGAGTAAGAACATTCTGTTCAAACCCTAGTGGACATGTTGTAATAGAAAACCATGAAGGGACAATGATGGCCAATGGACATGCTTATCATGATCCTAAATTAGGGTCTGACAATACTAACTTTGCATTATTAGTATCTCATGTATTCTCTGAACCATTTAACCAGCCTAATGAATTTGCCCATCAGGTGGCTCAATTAGCAAACAAACTTTCAAATGGTTCTATCATCGTACAGAGATATGGAGATATCAAAAAGGGTAGAAGAACAACTGAAAAGCGTTTAAAAGAAGGTTATACAGTGCCTACATTACCAGAAGCTGTTCCAGGTGATTTAGGTCTTGTATTACCATACAATACAATGAAATCAATCGTAGAAATGATTGAAGCATTAGATCACGTAACACCAGGTATTGCGAATGAACATACATTACTTTATGGTGTAGAAGCTAAATTCTATAGTGCAAGACCAAAGGTAAGAGAAGGATTTGAAACTCTTGTAGATGGTTTATATGTTGCCGGTGATGGTGCAGGTTTAACACGTGGACTTGCTCAGGCAGGTGCTAATGGAATCTTAGTTGCAAGAGATATTATTAAAAGATTAGGAGAATAATGATGGAATACGGATTACATGATATTATTGAAATGAAAAAGCCTCATCCATGTAAGAA
This window contains:
- a CDS encoding ParB/RepB/Spo0J family partition protein is translated as MADKKKRLSKGLDAIFDTTSTGGDLQSMISAIESNSNEYSQEKVSIDLIRPNPYQPRKHFDQDKLNELAQSIKEHGILQPILLKKSIHGYDIVAGERRFRGANIAGLTEVPAIIVDFTDDQMMEIALLENIQREDLNAIEEAQAYKAMMDKMNLTQEELAGRIGKSRTHVTNTLRLLNINEKLQQYILEGILSMGHVRPLVGLDDETALKIANRAIKEKLSVRQVEDIVRGYKLAQKRKNAPKKEKNTTYTYAEDLLRKKFRTKVKVEEKTITLKYSDTEDLNRILEIMGVIEDI
- a CDS encoding family 1 glycosylhydrolase, whose product is MKQFPEGFLWGGAVAANQYEGGWKEGGKGITVSDCARSHLDVDVQDYKKQNEVTTADIEEALNTQDEVYYPKRHGADGYHHYKEDIKLFAEMGFKVFRLSIAWARIFPNGDDAVPNEEGLKFYDDVFDECLKYGIEPLVTISHYEPPINLVLNYDGWYSREVIDMFVRYCEVIVDRYKDKVKYWLTFNEVDSMIRHPYTTGALIKDRFPGKNFNEVIFQAMHHQFVASALATKIVHEARPDAKVGCMLTKLTYYPYTCKPEDVLQAQQDMRSTYCYSDTQVFGEYPAYLLSKFKNEGINIKMEPDDLKIMKEYPVDFVSFSYYSSSCVAKDDNGLKKTAANTNVAIKNPYIPSSDWGWQIDPIGLRISLVDLYDRYRKPLFVVENGLGAKDELVNGTVDDQYRIDYFDAHFKEMYNAIVEDGVDLMGYTSWGCIDIVSESTKQMSKRYGFIYVDCDDLGNGTYKRYKKKSFDYYKHVIETNGACLFED
- a CDS encoding NAD(P)/FAD-dependent oxidoreductase, producing MRENYDVIVVGAGPAGIMASYEFVLKNPNLSVLLIDKGRAVTARHCPIKDKKIKQCPVIKDNEPGCLPACSITCGFGGAGAYSDGKFNITSEFGGWLTDYLPANEVEDVIRYVDSLYLKHGATKDITDPTTDKVKEIEHRGYAVGLKLLRAKVRHLGTEENLRIMTEMQETLKEHIDIQFNTEVEDIIVEDNTIKGIKLAKGDIITASKVLLAPGRDGATWLDAIFKKHGLDLYNNQVDIGVRVETSNIVMDEINKNLYEGKFIYNTSVGTRVRTFCSNPSGHVVIENHEGTMMANGHAYHDPKLGSDNTNFALLVSHVFSEPFNQPNEFAHQVAQLANKLSNGSIIVQRYGDIKKGRRTTEKRLKEGYTVPTLPEAVPGDLGLVLPYNTMKSIVEMIEALDHVTPGIANEHTLLYGVEAKFYSARPKVREGFETLVDGLYVAGDGAGLTRGLAQAGANGILVARDIIKRLGE